Proteins encoded by one window of Micromonospora coxensis:
- a CDS encoding molybdopterin-dependent oxidoreductase: MSSTPRDLAALAGITAAAVAIGAAEPVAVLTGPRSAPLIAVGGLVVDAVPEPVKQFGIDVFGTYDKIALLVGTALLLAAIAALLGLLAVRRLWIGLVGIAAFTALGVAAALTRAGADAADALPSLVGGGLGAVVLWAFLAGPLEVDPWPWTPPQPLTASSAPGAASSSSPVGAPGPGPTAGPSSAGGAAPDAGVTGPPPGWEPLEQTDPESRRRFLRGVGVLAGTAAVVGLGGHWLAGRRGVSAAREAVALPAPVSAAPAVPAGADLSLAQLAPYTTPNSGFYRIDTALVVPQVDPQTWRLRIHGRVRNPIELSFADLLARPMVERYVTLACVSNEVGGDLIGNARWLGVPIRELLDEAEPEEGADQVVGRSVDGWTCGTPTVVLRDGRDALLAVGMNGEPLPVEHGFPVRMVVPGLYGYVSACKWVTELELTSFADFDAYWVPRGWSAQGPVKTQSRIDTPRPRNRLTAGPVVVAGVAWAQHRGVSRVEVRVDGGPWRDATLAPTVSIDTWVQWSWRWDASPGEHTLQVRATDATGATQTGREQPVEPDGATGWHTVTVTVR; encoded by the coding sequence ATGAGCAGCACGCCCCGCGATCTCGCCGCGCTGGCCGGGATCACCGCCGCCGCCGTCGCGATCGGGGCCGCCGAACCGGTGGCGGTCCTCACCGGTCCCCGCTCCGCCCCCCTGATCGCCGTCGGCGGGCTCGTCGTGGACGCCGTCCCCGAGCCGGTGAAGCAGTTCGGCATCGACGTCTTCGGGACGTACGACAAGATCGCCCTGCTGGTCGGGACGGCGCTGCTGCTGGCCGCGATCGCCGCGCTGCTCGGCCTGCTCGCCGTCCGCCGGCTGTGGATCGGGCTGGTCGGCATCGCGGCCTTCACCGCCCTCGGCGTGGCCGCCGCCCTGACCCGGGCCGGCGCGGACGCCGCCGACGCGTTGCCGTCGCTGGTCGGCGGCGGGCTGGGCGCGGTGGTGCTCTGGGCGTTCCTGGCCGGGCCGCTGGAGGTGGACCCGTGGCCCTGGACCCCGCCGCAGCCCCTGACGGCGTCGTCCGCGCCCGGCGCGGCTTCGTCCTCGTCGCCCGTGGGCGCCCCCGGTCCCGGCCCGACCGCAGGTCCGTCCTCAGCCGGGGGAGCCGCCCCGGATGCGGGCGTGACCGGACCGCCGCCCGGGTGGGAGCCGTTGGAGCAGACCGACCCCGAGTCGCGGCGGCGGTTCCTGCGCGGGGTGGGCGTGCTGGCCGGCACGGCTGCGGTGGTCGGGCTGGGCGGGCACTGGCTGGCCGGCCGGCGGGGGGTGTCGGCGGCCCGTGAGGCGGTCGCCCTGCCCGCTCCCGTCTCCGCCGCCCCGGCGGTCCCGGCCGGCGCGGACCTGTCGCTGGCGCAGCTCGCTCCCTACACCACTCCGAACAGCGGCTTCTACCGGATCGACACCGCCCTCGTGGTTCCGCAGGTGGACCCGCAGACCTGGCGGCTGCGCATCCACGGCCGGGTACGCAATCCGATCGAGCTGAGCTTCGCCGACCTGCTCGCCCGGCCGATGGTCGAGCGGTACGTCACCCTGGCCTGCGTCTCCAACGAGGTGGGCGGGGACCTGATCGGCAACGCCCGGTGGCTGGGCGTGCCGATCCGGGAGCTGCTCGACGAGGCGGAGCCGGAGGAGGGCGCGGACCAGGTGGTGGGGCGCTCGGTGGACGGCTGGACCTGCGGCACCCCGACCGTCGTGCTGCGCGACGGGCGGGACGCGCTGCTGGCGGTGGGGATGAACGGCGAACCGCTGCCGGTCGAGCACGGCTTCCCGGTCCGGATGGTGGTGCCGGGCCTGTACGGCTACGTCTCGGCCTGCAAGTGGGTGACCGAGCTGGAGCTGACCAGCTTCGCCGACTTCGACGCGTACTGGGTGCCCCGGGGCTGGTCGGCGCAGGGGCCGGTGAAGACGCAGTCGCGGATCGACACGCCCCGCCCCCGCAACCGGCTCACCGCCGGACCGGTCGTGGTGGCCGGGGTGGCCTGGGCGCAGCACCGGGGCGTCAGCCGGGTCGAGGTACGCGTCGACGGCGGGCCGTGGCGGGACGCGACGCTGGCCCCGACGGTGTCGATCGACACCTGGGTGCAGTGGTCCTGGCGCTGGGACGCCAGCCCCGGCGAGCACACCCTCCAGGTGCGGGCCACCGACGCCACCGGCGCGACGCAGACCGGCCGCGAGCAGCCGGTCGAGCCGGACGGCGCGACCGGCTGGCACACGGTGACGGTGACCGTCCGCTGA
- the groL gene encoding chaperonin GroEL (60 kDa chaperone family; promotes refolding of misfolded polypeptides especially under stressful conditions; forms two stacked rings of heptamers to form a barrel-shaped 14mer; ends can be capped by GroES; misfolded proteins enter the barrel where they are refolded when GroES binds), with protein MAKILSFSDDARHLLEHGVNALADAVKVTLGPRGRNVVLDKKFGAPTITNDGVTIAKEIELTNPYENLGAQLVKEVATKTNDVAGDGTTTATVLAQAMVREGLRNVTAGANPSGLKRGIDAAAAKVSEALLDRAVEVSDKESIAHVATISAQDATIGELIAEAMEKVGRDGVITVEEGSALTTELDVTEGLQFDKGFISPNFVTDVESQESVLEDPYILITTQKISAIEELLPLLEKVLQNNKPLLIIAEDVDGQALSTLVVNSIRKTLKVCAVKAPGFGDRRKAMLQDMAILTGAELVAPELGYKLDQVGLEVLGTARRVVVDKENTTVVDGGGQASEVADRVAQIRKEIEASDSEWDREKLAERLAKLSGGIAVIKVGAATEVEMKERKHRIEDAIAATKAAVEEGTVPGGGAALAQILPVLADDLGFTGDEKTGVSIVRKALVEPLRWIAQNAGHDGYVVVNKVADKEWGNGLDAATGQYVDLVKSGIIDPVKVTRNAVTNAASIAGLLLTTESLVVEKPEKAEPAAAGGHGHGHGHQHGPGF; from the coding sequence ATGGCGAAGATCCTGAGCTTCTCGGACGACGCCCGGCACCTGCTGGAGCACGGTGTCAACGCCCTCGCGGACGCGGTCAAGGTCACCCTCGGCCCGCGCGGGCGCAACGTCGTCCTGGACAAGAAATTCGGTGCGCCCACGATCACCAACGACGGCGTGACCATCGCCAAGGAGATCGAGCTCACCAACCCGTACGAGAACCTCGGTGCGCAGCTGGTCAAGGAGGTGGCGACGAAGACCAACGACGTCGCCGGCGACGGGACCACCACCGCCACCGTGCTGGCCCAGGCCATGGTCCGCGAGGGTTTGCGCAACGTGACCGCCGGGGCCAACCCGTCCGGTCTCAAGCGGGGCATCGACGCGGCGGCCGCCAAGGTCTCCGAGGCGCTGCTCGACCGGGCCGTCGAGGTGTCCGACAAGGAGTCGATCGCGCACGTCGCGACGATCTCCGCGCAGGACGCCACCATCGGTGAGCTGATCGCCGAGGCGATGGAGAAGGTCGGCCGCGACGGTGTCATCACCGTCGAGGAGGGCTCCGCCCTCACCACCGAGCTGGACGTGACCGAGGGTCTCCAGTTCGACAAGGGCTTCATCTCGCCGAACTTCGTCACCGACGTGGAGTCGCAGGAGTCGGTCCTGGAGGACCCGTACATCCTGATCACCACGCAGAAGATCTCGGCGATCGAGGAGCTGCTGCCGCTGCTGGAGAAGGTCCTCCAGAACAACAAGCCGCTGCTGATCATCGCCGAGGACGTCGACGGCCAGGCGCTGTCGACCCTGGTGGTCAACTCGATCCGCAAGACCCTCAAGGTCTGCGCGGTGAAGGCCCCCGGCTTCGGTGACCGTCGCAAGGCGATGCTGCAGGACATGGCGATCCTGACCGGCGCCGAGCTGGTCGCTCCGGAGCTGGGCTACAAGCTCGACCAGGTCGGCCTGGAGGTGCTCGGCACCGCCCGGCGCGTCGTGGTCGACAAGGAGAACACCACCGTCGTCGACGGTGGCGGCCAGGCCTCCGAGGTCGCCGACCGGGTCGCGCAGATCCGCAAGGAGATCGAGGCCTCGGACTCCGAGTGGGACCGGGAGAAGCTGGCCGAGCGGCTGGCGAAGCTCTCCGGCGGCATCGCGGTCATCAAGGTGGGCGCGGCGACCGAGGTCGAGATGAAGGAGCGCAAGCACCGCATCGAGGACGCCATCGCCGCGACCAAGGCCGCGGTCGAGGAGGGTACGGTCCCCGGCGGCGGCGCCGCCCTGGCCCAGATCCTCCCGGTGCTCGCCGACGACCTGGGCTTCACCGGTGACGAGAAGACCGGCGTCTCGATCGTGCGCAAGGCGCTGGTCGAGCCGCTGCGCTGGATCGCCCAGAACGCCGGCCACGACGGTTACGTCGTGGTCAACAAGGTCGCCGACAAGGAGTGGGGCAACGGCCTCGACGCCGCCACCGGCCAGTACGTGGACCTGGTCAAGTCCGGCATCATCGACCCGGTCAAGGTGACCCGCAACGCGGTCACCAACGCCGCCTCGATCGCCGGCCTGCTGCTCACCACCGAGAGCCTCGTGGTGGAGAAGCCGGAGAAGGCCGAGCCGGCCGCCGCCGGTGGCCACGGCCACGGCCACGGTCACCAGCACGGCCCGGGTTTCTGA
- the groES gene encoding co-chaperone GroES, with protein MPVTTATKVAIKPLEDRILVQANEAETTTASGIVIPDTAKEKPQEGTVLAVGPGRVDDKGNRIPVDVQVGDTVIYSKYGGTEVKYAGEEYLVLSARDVLAVIEK; from the coding sequence ATGCCCGTGACTACCGCGACCAAGGTTGCGATCAAGCCGCTCGAGGACCGGATCCTGGTCCAGGCGAACGAGGCTGAGACCACCACGGCGTCGGGCATCGTGATCCCCGACACCGCCAAGGAGAAGCCGCAGGAGGGCACCGTCCTCGCTGTCGGCCCGGGCCGCGTCGACGACAAGGGCAACCGGATCCCGGTTGACGTCCAGGTCGGCGACACCGTCATCTACTCGAAGTACGGCGGCACCGAGGTCAAGTACGCCGGCGAGGAGTACCTGGTGCTCTCCGCCCGCGACGTCCTCGCGGTCATCGAGAAGTAA
- a CDS encoding THUMP-like domain-containing protein: MDLDQFAALRTPEGSAALAAATEVAGGDPLAAAAALRAGGVPAGLSAAALTQAELRRRAVGKFGPEAAGMFLTRAGLEQATRRPVADRRAARLRAAGVATFADLGCGLGADALAAARAGIRVYGVEADPVTAAMAAANAEAAGLAGLFTVQVGDATAFDVSRVEGVFCDPARRRAGTGRRIFDPNSYSPPWDFVTGLAERVPRTVVKVAPGIDHALIPAGAEAEWVSVDGDLVEAALWCGRLAEVPRRATLLRGDAVHTLTGSGAAEAPVGPTRRFLYDPDPAVVRAHLVAELAGALDATLADASIAYLYADHPTATPFARCLEVTDVLPFSLKRLRALLRDRRVGRVEILKRGSALEPEKLRRDLRLAGDSAASLVLTRVAGAPTVLLCHPVPTP; this comes from the coding sequence GTGGATCTGGACCAGTTCGCGGCCCTGCGTACCCCCGAGGGGTCGGCCGCGCTCGCCGCGGCGACCGAGGTGGCCGGCGGCGACCCGCTGGCCGCGGCCGCCGCGCTGCGGGCCGGCGGGGTCCCCGCCGGACTGTCCGCCGCCGCGCTGACCCAGGCCGAGCTGCGTCGTCGCGCGGTCGGCAAGTTCGGCCCGGAGGCCGCCGGGATGTTCCTCACCCGGGCCGGGCTGGAGCAGGCCACCCGGCGGCCGGTGGCCGACCGGCGGGCCGCGCGGTTGCGCGCCGCCGGGGTGGCCACCTTCGCCGACCTCGGTTGCGGTCTCGGGGCCGACGCGCTCGCCGCCGCCCGCGCCGGCATCCGGGTGTACGGCGTGGAGGCCGACCCGGTCACCGCCGCGATGGCCGCCGCGAACGCCGAGGCGGCGGGGCTGGCCGGACTGTTCACCGTGCAGGTCGGCGACGCGACGGCGTTCGACGTGAGCCGGGTCGAGGGGGTCTTCTGCGATCCGGCGCGGCGCAGGGCCGGCACCGGACGGCGGATCTTCGACCCGAACTCCTACTCCCCGCCCTGGGACTTCGTCACCGGGCTCGCCGAGCGGGTGCCCCGCACGGTGGTGAAGGTGGCCCCCGGCATCGACCACGCGTTGATCCCGGCCGGCGCCGAGGCGGAATGGGTCAGTGTGGACGGTGACCTGGTGGAGGCGGCGCTCTGGTGCGGCCGGCTGGCCGAGGTGCCCCGCCGGGCCACCCTGCTGCGCGGCGACGCCGTGCACACCCTCACCGGATCGGGGGCGGCGGAGGCGCCCGTCGGGCCCACCCGCCGTTTCCTGTACGACCCGGACCCGGCCGTGGTCCGCGCGCACCTGGTCGCCGAACTGGCCGGCGCCCTCGACGCCACGCTGGCCGACGCCAGCATCGCCTACCTGTACGCGGACCACCCGACGGCTACCCCGTTCGCCCGCTGCCTGGAGGTCACCGACGTGCTGCCGTTCTCGCTCAAGCGGCTGCGCGCCCTGCTGCGGGACCGCCGGGTGGGCCGGGTGGAGATCCTCAAGCGCGGCTCGGCGCTGGAGCCGGAGAAGTTGCGCCGCGACCTCAGACTGGCCGGCGACAGCGCCGCCAGCCTGGTGCTGACCCGGGTGGCCGGAGCGCCCACGGTGCTGCTCTGCCACCCCGTGCCGACGCCCTGA
- the ybaK gene encoding Cys-tRNA(Pro) deacylase, with product MAGQGTPATALLAKRKIAHRTHPYDVSPDAPNYGALVAAAIGAPPERVLKSLVTEVDGALTVAVVPVTGELDLKALAAAVGGKRAAMADRTVAERATGYVRGGISPLGQRRRLPTVLDSSALAHDTVYVSAGRRGLQLELAPADLVSLTAATAALIATPS from the coding sequence ATGGCGGGACAGGGCACTCCGGCGACGGCGCTGCTGGCGAAGCGGAAGATCGCGCACCGCACCCATCCGTACGACGTCTCCCCGGACGCCCCGAACTACGGCGCCCTGGTCGCGGCGGCGATCGGGGCGCCCCCGGAGCGGGTCCTCAAGTCGCTGGTCACCGAGGTCGACGGCGCGCTCACCGTGGCGGTCGTCCCGGTCACCGGGGAGTTGGACCTGAAGGCGCTCGCGGCGGCCGTCGGCGGCAAGCGCGCCGCCATGGCGGACCGTACGGTGGCGGAGCGGGCCACCGGCTACGTACGGGGCGGGATCAGCCCGCTCGGCCAGCGCCGGCGCCTACCCACCGTGCTGGACTCCTCCGCCCTGGCCCACGACACCGTCTACGTCTCCGCCGGCCGGCGCGGCCTCCAACTCGAACTGGCCCCGGCCGATCTGGTGTCCCTCACCGCCGCCACCGCCGCCCTCATCGCCACCCCCTCCTGA
- a CDS encoding sugar ABC transporter substrate-binding protein, with amino-acid sequence MRKGFLTFAAVGLLATGSMAACGDDSGSTEAGGSSDKKPKIGVILPDSKSSARWEGADRKFLEEAFKAANVDYDIQNAQGDKNAFQTIADQMITNGVTALMIVNLDSGTGKAVLDKAKSQGVATIDYDRLTLGGSAQYYVSFDNEAVGKLQGEGLAKCLTDKGVKNPAIAYLNGSPTDNNATLFKNGYDSVLKPKFDAKEYTQVADDSVPDWDNAQAATIFEQQLTKAGGKIDGVLAANDGLGNAAISVLKKNKLNGKVPVTGQDATPQGLQNILAGDQCMTVYKAIKEEAKAASELAIAVAKGEKKETGQTVKDPEGGRDVAAVLLTPKAIYKENVKDVIADGFVTKDEVCTGAYAKLCADAGIS; translated from the coding sequence ATGCGCAAGGGCTTCCTCACCTTCGCCGCCGTGGGCCTGCTGGCCACCGGCAGCATGGCCGCCTGTGGCGACGACTCCGGCAGCACCGAGGCCGGCGGGTCGTCCGACAAGAAGCCGAAGATCGGCGTGATCCTCCCGGACAGCAAGTCCTCCGCCCGCTGGGAGGGCGCGGACCGCAAGTTCCTGGAGGAGGCCTTCAAGGCCGCCAACGTCGACTACGACATCCAGAACGCGCAGGGCGACAAGAACGCCTTCCAGACCATCGCCGACCAGATGATCACCAACGGCGTCACCGCCCTGATGATCGTCAACCTGGACTCCGGCACCGGCAAGGCCGTGCTCGACAAGGCCAAGTCGCAGGGTGTGGCCACCATCGACTACGACCGGCTCACCCTGGGCGGCTCCGCCCAGTACTACGTCAGCTTCGACAACGAGGCCGTCGGCAAGCTCCAGGGCGAGGGTCTGGCCAAGTGCCTGACCGACAAGGGCGTCAAGAACCCGGCGATCGCGTACCTCAACGGCTCGCCGACCGACAACAACGCCACCCTGTTCAAGAACGGGTACGACTCGGTGCTCAAGCCGAAGTTCGACGCCAAGGAGTACACCCAGGTCGCCGACGACTCCGTGCCGGACTGGGACAACGCCCAGGCCGCCACGATCTTCGAGCAGCAGCTCACCAAGGCCGGCGGCAAGATCGACGGCGTGCTCGCCGCCAACGACGGCCTCGGCAACGCGGCCATCTCGGTGCTGAAGAAGAACAAGCTCAACGGCAAGGTCCCGGTCACCGGCCAGGACGCCACTCCGCAGGGCCTGCAGAACATCCTCGCCGGCGACCAGTGCATGACGGTCTACAAGGCGATCAAGGAGGAGGCGAAGGCCGCCTCCGAGCTGGCCATCGCGGTCGCCAAGGGCGAGAAGAAGGAGACCGGCCAGACGGTCAAGGACCCGGAGGGTGGCCGTGACGTGGCCGCCGTCCTGCTCACTCCGAAGGCGATCTACAAGGAGAACGTCAAGGACGTCATCGCCGACGGCTTCGTCACGAAGGACGAGGTCTGCACCGGGGCGTACGCGAAGCTCTGCGCCGACGCCGGCATCAGCTGA
- a CDS encoding ATP-binding cassette domain-containing protein, whose translation MSATPLLELRGIDKSFGPVQVLRDVAFAAHPGEVTALVGDNGAGKSTLVKCISGIYPTDSGEFLFEGRPVSINSPRDAAALGIEVVYQDLALCDNLDIVQNMFLGREKRSGLVLDEPTMEQMAAETLAGLSVRTVKSLRQHVSSLSGGQRQTVAIAKAVLWNSKLVILDEPTAALGVAQTAQVLELVRRLADKGLAVVLISHNMNDVFAVSDRIAALYLGQMVAQVKTTDITHSQVVELITAGRSGNLGLVEAGAGSAGTATGSTDTTSGAVR comes from the coding sequence GTGTCCGCGACCCCCCTGCTGGAACTACGCGGGATCGACAAGAGCTTCGGTCCCGTCCAGGTGCTCCGCGACGTCGCCTTCGCCGCCCACCCCGGTGAGGTGACCGCGCTGGTCGGCGACAACGGCGCCGGCAAGTCGACCCTGGTCAAGTGCATCAGCGGCATCTACCCCACCGACAGCGGCGAGTTCCTCTTCGAGGGCCGGCCGGTGAGCATCAACAGCCCCCGCGACGCCGCCGCGCTCGGCATCGAGGTCGTCTACCAGGACCTCGCGCTCTGCGACAACCTCGACATCGTGCAGAACATGTTCCTCGGCCGGGAGAAGCGCAGCGGGCTGGTGCTCGACGAGCCGACCATGGAGCAGATGGCCGCCGAGACGCTCGCCGGGCTCAGCGTCCGGACGGTGAAGTCGCTGCGTCAGCACGTCTCCAGCCTCTCCGGGGGGCAGCGGCAGACCGTGGCCATCGCCAAGGCGGTGCTCTGGAACAGCAAGCTGGTCATCCTCGACGAGCCGACCGCCGCGCTCGGCGTCGCGCAGACCGCCCAGGTGCTGGAGCTGGTCCGCCGGCTCGCCGACAAGGGCCTGGCCGTGGTGCTCATCTCGCACAACATGAACGACGTCTTCGCCGTCTCCGACCGGATCGCCGCGCTCTACCTGGGCCAGATGGTCGCGCAGGTGAAGACCACCGACATCACCCATTCGCAGGTGGTCGAGCTGATCACCGCCGGCCGCTCCGGCAACCTCGGCCTCGTCGAGGCGGGGGCGGGCAGCGCCGGTACCGCCACGGGGTCCACCGACACCACCTCGGGAGCCGTCCGATGA
- a CDS encoding sugar ABC transporter permease: MTTTAVKKEGPAAVAPAPTVGSHVRNYVSRVRGGDIGALPAVLGLIVLCTVFAVMRPSFLTAGNFANLFTQGAAVTLIAMGLVFVLLLGEIDLSAGFASGVCAAILANVATVLGYPWYVAVLAAVVTGVVIGTTLGVLVAKIGIPSFVVTLAGFLAFQGIVLMLMDDGANISIRDDTLVAIANRNLPPVLGWALAAAAVAGYAAVQLLRHRNRAARGLLTDPLAVVAARIGALALILGVAVYILNLERSRNVLVTSLKGVPIVVPIIAILLVLWTFVLQRTSYGRHVYAVGGNKEAARRAGINVDRIRISVFVICSSMAAVGGIVAASRANSVDPNTGGSNVLLYAVGAAVIGGTSLFGGKGRVLDAVLGGAVVAVIDNGMGLMGYSSGVKYVVTGVVLLLAASVDALSRRRSAATGTR, from the coding sequence ATGACCACCACAGCCGTCAAGAAGGAAGGCCCGGCCGCCGTCGCGCCGGCGCCCACGGTGGGCAGCCACGTCCGCAACTACGTCAGCCGGGTACGCGGCGGCGACATCGGCGCCCTCCCGGCGGTGCTCGGCCTGATCGTGCTCTGCACGGTCTTCGCCGTCATGCGGCCGTCGTTCCTCACCGCCGGCAACTTCGCCAACCTGTTCACCCAGGGCGCGGCGGTCACCCTGATCGCGATGGGCCTGGTCTTCGTCCTGCTGCTCGGCGAGATCGACCTCTCGGCCGGCTTCGCCAGCGGCGTCTGCGCAGCCATCCTGGCCAACGTCGCCACCGTGCTCGGCTACCCCTGGTACGTCGCCGTGCTCGCCGCCGTCGTCACCGGCGTGGTGATCGGCACGACGCTCGGCGTCCTGGTCGCCAAGATCGGCATCCCGTCCTTCGTGGTCACCCTGGCCGGCTTCCTCGCCTTCCAGGGCATCGTGCTGATGCTGATGGACGACGGCGCGAACATCTCCATCCGCGACGACACCCTGGTGGCGATCGCCAACCGCAACCTGCCGCCGGTACTCGGCTGGGCCCTGGCCGCCGCCGCGGTGGCCGGGTACGCCGCCGTGCAGCTGCTGCGGCACCGCAACCGGGCCGCCCGCGGCCTGCTCACCGACCCGCTCGCGGTGGTGGCCGCCCGGATCGGCGCGCTGGCGCTGATCCTCGGCGTCGCGGTCTACATCCTCAACCTGGAGCGCAGCCGCAACGTCCTGGTCACCTCGCTCAAGGGCGTACCGATCGTGGTGCCGATCATCGCGATCCTGCTGGTCCTGTGGACCTTCGTGCTCCAGCGCACCAGCTACGGCCGGCACGTCTACGCGGTCGGCGGCAACAAGGAGGCCGCCCGCCGGGCCGGCATCAACGTCGACCGGATCCGCATCTCGGTCTTCGTGATCTGCTCCTCGATGGCCGCCGTCGGCGGCATCGTCGCCGCCAGCCGGGCCAACTCCGTCGACCCGAACACCGGTGGCAGTAACGTACTGCTCTACGCCGTCGGCGCGGCGGTGATCGGCGGCACCAGCCTCTTCGGCGGCAAGGGCCGGGTCCTCGACGCGGTCCTCGGCGGCGCCGTGGTCGCGGTCATCGACAACGGCATGGGCCTGATGGGTTACAGCTCGGGAGTCAAGTACGTGGTGACGGGTGTGGTGCTGCTCCTCGCGGCCAGCGTCGACGCGCTGTCGAGGCGTCGCTCCGCCGCCACCGGCACCCGTTGA
- a CDS encoding ROK family protein: MRVGPSQDEIRRQNLGALLRHVHVHGATSRAELTTTLGLNRSTIGALTADLAGAGLVSEGTPKETGRAGRPSLVVRPESARVYAYAYSIEVDRLRAARVGLGGEILDRRDLDRPRGLDAAETAPLLAGALKEMHQSVPAGALCVGAGVAVCGMVRKADGLVRLGPTTGWVDEPIGAALADELGIDVPITVGNVADVAAFAEHARGVAAGCDNVIYLYGDVGVGAGIIAGGRRVTGHGGYGGEVGHMVVVRDGARCECGSRGCWETEIGEYGLLRAAGRSEARGREALLALFDAADRGDARAQTAVRQAGDWLGFGVGNLVNIFNPEMVIFGGTMRDLYLAAAAQVRSRLNQVGLPACLEHVRLRTPKLGDDAALVGAAELAFERLLADPLDVG; the protein is encoded by the coding sequence ATGCGGGTAGGACCGAGCCAGGACGAGATCCGGCGGCAGAACCTCGGTGCGCTGCTGCGTCACGTCCACGTCCACGGCGCGACCTCCCGCGCCGAGTTGACCACCACGCTCGGGCTCAACCGCAGCACCATCGGCGCGCTGACCGCCGACCTGGCCGGCGCCGGGCTGGTCAGTGAGGGGACGCCGAAGGAGACCGGCCGGGCCGGACGACCGTCGCTGGTCGTCCGGCCCGAGTCGGCCCGGGTGTACGCGTACGCGTACTCGATCGAGGTGGACCGGCTGCGGGCCGCGCGGGTCGGGCTCGGCGGCGAGATCCTCGACCGCCGGGACCTGGACCGGCCGCGCGGCCTGGACGCCGCGGAGACCGCGCCGCTGCTGGCCGGCGCGCTCAAGGAGATGCACCAGAGCGTCCCGGCCGGGGCGCTCTGCGTCGGCGCGGGCGTGGCGGTCTGCGGCATGGTCCGCAAGGCCGACGGGCTGGTCCGGCTCGGCCCGACCACCGGCTGGGTGGACGAGCCGATCGGCGCCGCCCTCGCCGACGAACTCGGCATCGACGTGCCGATCACGGTCGGCAACGTGGCGGACGTGGCCGCCTTCGCCGAGCACGCCCGAGGCGTCGCCGCCGGCTGCGACAACGTCATCTACCTCTACGGGGACGTCGGCGTGGGCGCCGGCATCATCGCCGGCGGACGGCGGGTGACCGGCCACGGCGGGTACGGCGGCGAGGTCGGGCACATGGTCGTGGTCCGCGACGGGGCGCGCTGCGAGTGCGGCTCGCGCGGCTGCTGGGAGACCGAGATCGGCGAGTACGGCCTGCTGCGGGCGGCCGGCCGCTCCGAGGCCCGGGGCCGCGAGGCGCTGCTGGCCCTCTTCGACGCCGCCGACCGGGGGGACGCCCGCGCCCAGACGGCGGTCCGGCAGGCCGGTGACTGGCTCGGCTTCGGCGTCGGCAACCTGGTGAACATCTTCAACCCGGAGATGGTCATCTTCGGCGGCACCATGCGCGATCTCTACCTCGCCGCCGCCGCCCAGGTCCGCAGCCGGCTCAACCAGGTCGGGCTCCCCGCCTGCCTGGAGCACGTACGGCTGCGCACGCCGAAGCTCGGCGACGACGCGGCGCTGGTCGGCGCGGCCGAGCTGGCCTTCGAGCGGCTGCTGGCCGACCCGCTCGACGTGGGCTGA